The region GATAACAAATTTTTATTTTTTGAAGTATGGCGAAATCGTGCGGCCTTAGATTACCATTTTCAGACTCCTTACTTTCATGAATTTGTTGAGAAATCTCCAGATTTATTGGCTAAAGCAGCAGAAATCAAAGTCTATAAAATAGCTGGGTTTGAAACATTATAAATTTCTGTCAACCTCCATAAGAACATGAAAAATTTTTCCCTGCTGTTGTCTCGATTATTACTAGTTTTGTTGATAGTTATGGGAACCCTGACTATAATCAGCCCCAAAGCATTGGCGATCGCCACGTTGGATAATTTTCCCACCCCCAACGTAGAGAAAACAGAAAAAATTCTGGGGCCAGCGGGGGAAATTTTTGAGTTCTCCACCTGTAATGCCGAGGGAATTGGTTTCACCATTGCCAATGCCCAAATTCCTGCTGGGGCAGGGCCATTACCCCACATTCACCACTACACCAACGAGTGGTTTTGGACTCCCCAGGGCGGTTTAGAGTTATTTCAAAGCATAAAAGAATACCCCGATCTAGACAATCCTGCCACGGTCAATCAGGGGGGAAATACCACCATTTACACAGTGCAAACCGAGCCCAATCAAATTGTCTACGGCCCCAAATATCGAGTGCATGGTTTTGTTAATGTCACCTCGGAAACTCGTCCCCTTACTTTCATTTGGCGGCAGGATCCCACTTCCCCAGAATACAAATTTCATGATGGCGGTATTCGTGAGTATTTCCAAGACGTGGGCATTCCAATTAAAAGTATGAAAAAACTGCCAAAAATCACTGATCAGGCCAGGGAAAAATTCGTTACCCACGCCCCTGACTATGGCATCAACCAAAGTTACTATTTTTTGCAGTATGTTAACAAGGTTGATAATCAGCCGCCGGAGACCCTGGGCAATCTCCAAGACGATCAAAGTTTAAGTGAGATTATTGAAGCGATTAATGCCTATAATCAAGGCGACAGTTCTGTTACATGTTTTTAGTCTTTCGAGAATTTTTAGGGGAAATTTATGAATAAGGAATTAGGCTTTGCTATTCTTGGAGGATGGATTTTGGGAGTAATTTTTGGCTTTTTCAAGTTACCCCTACCCGTCCCGCCGTTTGAAGGCTTAGTTGCTGCAGGGGCATGCCTTTTGGGGCAGGTTACTTACACTTTGATTAAG is a window of Synechocystis sp. PCC 7338 DNA encoding:
- a CDS encoding cupin domain-containing protein, which codes for MGTLTIISPKALAIATLDNFPTPNVEKTEKILGPAGEIFEFSTCNAEGIGFTIANAQIPAGAGPLPHIHHYTNEWFWTPQGGLELFQSIKEYPDLDNPATVNQGGNTTIYTVQTEPNQIVYGPKYRVHGFVNVTSETRPLTFIWRQDPTSPEYKFHDGGIREYFQDVGIPIKSMKKLPKITDQAREKFVTHAPDYGINQSYYFLQYVNKVDNQPPETLGNLQDDQSLSEIIEAINAYNQGDSSVTCF